In the Spirochaetota bacterium genome, one interval contains:
- a CDS encoding aminotransferase class III-fold pyridoxal phosphate-dependent enzyme, translating into MEYNEILSRFKKVLAIPPRGLPAETLEKYRAMYTNKNKKSLEMFEKAKNVIPGGVEHNLSQNHPFPVAMDRAKGYHVWDVDGNEYVDYLMCGAPIMLGHSYSPLDDKIIDIIRTKGPATGLTSEYELMAAQEIIDHMPAVDMVRFLQSGTEADMAALRIARAYTNKQKIIKIGGSYHGWSDQMVYSLHVPKSGPLYSKGITKESYAHILDVKPNDFDELEKTFKDNANDVAGVIVEPIGGESGAHPVHPDWNRTIRALCDKYNALLIFDEVVTGFRLDMGGAQKYFNIMPDITVLGKIIGHGYPSCGAVAGRKDVMKVCAGGLGEKIYVGGTLAANPITTAACYHAIKLMDEHEAVKKATAYADRLTKAMNDLFATREDLGFFVYNFGPIMHYVTTGFFGVDVSAPDALKQVLTRKAVADSYQIVTSALGLCSLAGTRMYTCMQHDDESLKKTLDVWERLLSEIPKG; encoded by the coding sequence ATGGAATACAATGAAATACTATCGCGGTTCAAGAAGGTCCTCGCCATACCACCCAGGGGGCTCCCGGCGGAGACGCTGGAAAAATACCGCGCGATGTACACGAATAAGAACAAGAAGTCCCTGGAGATGTTCGAAAAGGCGAAGAACGTCATCCCCGGCGGCGTCGAGCACAACCTGAGCCAGAACCATCCCTTCCCGGTGGCGATGGACCGCGCCAAGGGCTACCATGTGTGGGACGTCGACGGCAACGAATACGTCGACTACCTGATGTGCGGCGCGCCGATCATGCTGGGTCACAGCTACAGCCCCCTGGACGACAAGATCATCGACATCATCAGGACCAAGGGGCCGGCCACGGGCCTCACCTCGGAGTATGAGCTCATGGCTGCCCAGGAGATCATCGACCACATGCCGGCCGTGGACATGGTCCGGTTCCTCCAGTCCGGCACCGAGGCGGACATGGCGGCGCTCCGCATCGCCCGGGCCTACACCAACAAGCAGAAGATCATCAAGATCGGCGGGAGCTACCACGGCTGGTCCGACCAGATGGTCTATTCGCTCCATGTTCCGAAATCCGGCCCCCTCTATTCGAAGGGGATTACCAAGGAAAGCTACGCCCATATACTGGACGTTAAGCCGAACGACTTCGACGAGCTGGAAAAGACCTTCAAGGACAACGCCAATGACGTGGCCGGGGTGATCGTGGAGCCTATCGGGGGCGAATCCGGGGCGCACCCGGTCCATCCCGACTGGAACAGGACCATACGGGCGCTGTGCGACAAGTACAATGCCCTCCTTATCTTCGACGAGGTGGTCACCGGCTTCCGGCTCGACATGGGCGGGGCCCAGAAGTATTTCAACATCATGCCGGACATTACCGTCCTGGGCAAGATCATCGGCCACGGCTATCCCTCCTGCGGCGCAGTGGCCGGGCGGAAGGACGTGATGAAGGTCTGCGCCGGCGGCCTGGGCGAGAAGATATACGTGGGCGGAACCCTGGCGGCGAATCCCATAACCACGGCGGCCTGCTACCATGCCATCAAGCTCATGGATGAGCATGAAGCGGTAAAGAAGGCCACGGCCTACGCCGACCGCCTCACGAAGGCTATGAACGATCTCTTCGCCACGCGGGAAGACCTGGGCTTCTTCGTTTACAATTTCGGCCCCATCATGCACTACGTGACGACTGGATTCTTCGGGGTGGACGTGTCGGCGCCGGACGCGCTGAAGCAGGTCCTTACCCGCAAGGCGGTGGCGGACAGCTACCAGATCGTGACGTCGGCCCTGGGGCTCTGCTCGCTGGCCGGAACGCGGATGTACACCTGCATGCAGCATGACGACGAATCGTTGAAAAAGACCCTGGACGTCTGGGAGCGGCTGCTTTCAGAGATTCCGAAGGGCTGA
- a CDS encoding FGGY-family carbohydrate kinase gives MGGSMKYVLAVDLGTSGPKTALISIHGDVVADAFAETPVILLPGGGAEQDPEGWWKAIISTAKQVLARRLVPADDIIAVSVTTQWSGTVPVDRDGRHLMNAVIWMDSRGAEPFKEKLTGFPKFEGYPLSKVITWLRLTGGAPAMSGKDPISHIVWIQKNCPDIYRNTYKFLEPKDYINMRLTGKFAATFDSILLHWVTDNRDPDRVVYSDKLIRMVGIDRDKLPDLIRAIDVLGPLKKEVASELGLKAGTPVIGGTPDVQSACVGSGAVRDYEGHVYIGTSSWITAHVPFKKTDIFHGMGSFPSPIPGRYLILTEQECAGKCLLWLRDNVLYHKDELLQQEKAPDIFKVLDRIVSRIPAGANNVIFTPWLYGERTPVEDRHIRSSLFNLSLENTREDIARAVFEGVALNQKWLLTYVEKFTKRPFAALNFIGGGANSDVWSQILADVMNINIRQVQDPIFSNARGVAFLAALSLGHITVEDISRCIKIKAEFQPNPDHRKIYDNLFLEYVNLYRSQKKACARINSTKAAGACTPAPQFQ, from the coding sequence ATGGGGGGGTCTATGAAATACGTCCTCGCTGTCGATCTGGGAACGTCGGGTCCGAAAACGGCGTTGATATCAATTCACGGCGACGTGGTCGCCGACGCCTTCGCCGAAACGCCGGTCATCCTGCTTCCCGGCGGCGGCGCCGAGCAGGACCCTGAGGGGTGGTGGAAGGCCATCATCTCCACGGCGAAGCAGGTCCTGGCCCGGAGGCTCGTGCCTGCCGATGACATCATCGCCGTGAGCGTCACCACCCAGTGGTCCGGCACCGTGCCGGTGGACAGGGACGGCCGGCACCTGATGAACGCCGTTATCTGGATGGATTCGCGGGGCGCCGAGCCCTTCAAGGAAAAGCTCACCGGTTTCCCGAAGTTCGAAGGGTATCCCCTCTCCAAGGTCATTACCTGGCTCCGCCTCACCGGCGGCGCGCCGGCCATGTCCGGGAAGGACCCCATCAGCCACATCGTGTGGATCCAGAAGAACTGCCCCGATATCTACCGCAACACCTACAAGTTCCTCGAGCCGAAGGATTACATCAACATGCGCCTCACGGGAAAGTTCGCCGCGACCTTCGATTCCATCCTGCTCCACTGGGTGACCGACAACCGCGACCCGGACAGGGTGGTCTACAGCGACAAGCTTATCCGCATGGTCGGCATAGACCGGGACAAGCTCCCCGACCTGATCCGCGCCATCGATGTGCTGGGCCCCCTGAAGAAAGAGGTGGCCTCGGAGCTGGGCCTCAAGGCCGGGACGCCGGTCATCGGCGGCACGCCGGACGTGCAGTCAGCCTGCGTCGGGTCCGGGGCCGTGCGGGACTACGAGGGCCACGTGTACATCGGCACCTCTTCCTGGATAACGGCCCATGTGCCCTTCAAGAAGACCGACATTTTTCACGGCATGGGCTCCTTCCCGAGCCCTATCCCGGGACGGTACCTGATCCTCACCGAGCAGGAGTGCGCCGGCAAGTGCCTCCTCTGGCTCCGTGACAACGTCCTCTACCACAAGGACGAGCTCCTCCAGCAGGAAAAGGCCCCGGACATCTTCAAGGTCCTGGACAGGATCGTGTCCCGCATACCGGCCGGCGCCAACAACGTCATCTTCACGCCGTGGCTCTACGGCGAGCGCACGCCGGTGGAGGACCGCCACATCCGGTCGTCCCTCTTTAACCTCTCCCTGGAGAACACCCGGGAGGACATCGCCCGCGCCGTGTTCGAGGGTGTGGCCCTGAACCAGAAGTGGCTCCTCACCTACGTGGAGAAGTTCACGAAGAGGCCCTTCGCGGCGCTCAACTTCATCGGCGGCGGCGCCAATTCCGATGTCTGGTCCCAGATCCTCGCCGACGTGATGAACATCAACATCAGGCAGGTCCAGGACCCGATCTTCTCCAACGCCCGGGGCGTGGCCTTCCTGGCTGCCCTGTCCCTGGGCCACATCACCGTGGAGGACATTTCCCGGTGCATTAAGATCAAGGCGGAATTCCAGCCCAATCCTGACCACCGGAAGATATATGACAACCTGTTCCTCGAATATGTCAACCTGTACAGGTCTCAGAAAAAGGCATGCGCGCGGATCAATTCAACCAAGGCTGCCGGCGCCTGCACGCCGGCGCCGCAATTTCAGTAA
- a CDS encoding TetR/AcrR family transcriptional regulator gives MPKATRSVEEVEEVRDRILERAFEILVHEGFESLSMGKLGSKMKMTGANLYNYYANKDELLIAIHKKSFQMIHDKIRAAVNSAATPLDRIMALARAYVEFGIQNVNMYDIMFNRPIRQYSDYIGTPQEKMSYEEYHSSIKALVFAVTVVRDYMESRPELAKSDPKFVTIKFLSALHGIISLHNSGILKEMDDNPDLVMNAIIEGTIRSLTE, from the coding sequence ATGCCAAAGGCAACCCGCAGCGTCGAAGAAGTTGAAGAGGTCCGCGATAGGATCCTGGAGCGCGCCTTTGAGATTCTTGTACATGAAGGATTTGAGAGCCTCTCCATGGGCAAGCTCGGCTCAAAGATGAAAATGACCGGGGCCAACCTCTATAACTATTACGCCAACAAGGACGAGCTCCTCATAGCGATTCATAAGAAATCGTTCCAGATGATCCACGACAAGATCCGCGCCGCCGTTAACAGCGCCGCGACGCCCCTGGACCGGATCATGGCCCTGGCAAGGGCCTATGTTGAATTCGGCATCCAAAACGTGAATATGTACGACATCATGTTCAATAGGCCCATCAGGCAGTACAGCGATTATATCGGGACGCCCCAGGAAAAAATGTCCTACGAGGAATACCACAGCTCGATCAAGGCCCTTGTCTTCGCCGTTACGGTTGTGCGCGATTACATGGAGTCGCGGCCGGAGCTGGCGAAGAGCGACCCCAAATTTGTCACCATAAAATTCCTGAGCGCCCTCCACGGGATCATATCGCTGCACAACAGCGGTATTTTGAAGGAGATGGATGATAACCCGGACCTGGTCATGAACGCCATCATTGAAGGCACGATCCGGTCGCTGACAGAGTGA
- a CDS encoding aminotransferase class V-fold PLP-dependent enzyme — MKRFDPRHVEFVMKTLKSISFTRKIIRSLVEKEGTALMKEIEGSLNPYRSSLDEYASLPDEGMPRKRILKMMEDLKKKEQGKWSGGFVSGAVYHGDAAHVDFLNRVYAINSQSNPLHIDVWPSIIKYESEIIAMTAAMLGGSRRGAEEVCGSVTSGGTESIIMAMKAYRDRARLERGVRRPEMIVPVTAHAAFDKAAQYFNIKIIKVPVDGNYRADVTAVKKAISRRTIVIVGSAPTFPHGMIDPIEEMSELARKRNIGFHTDACLGGFLLPWAEELGYPVPPFDFRLPGVTSLSADTHKYGYAAKGTSVVLYRDRDLRHYQFFKTGDWPGGLYFSPTMAGSRPGALIAACWASMVSMGRKGYLDSAKKIMATAEKIKKGIASMPELYILGDPLWVIAFASHDVNIYSVMDHMTRLGWSLNGLHKPSCVHICVTLRHTQPGLADRFIKDLKKAVLFVKKNPDEKGDMAPMYGMAASFPDRGLVADVMDIYMDTLYKV; from the coding sequence ATGAAGCGTTTTGACCCCCGTCATGTCGAATTTGTCATGAAGACGCTCAAGTCGATATCCTTTACGAGAAAGATCATACGATCGCTGGTCGAAAAGGAAGGGACCGCCCTGATGAAGGAGATCGAAGGGTCCCTGAATCCGTACCGGAGCTCCCTGGACGAATACGCGTCCCTTCCTGACGAGGGAATGCCCCGGAAACGGATACTGAAGATGATGGAGGACCTGAAAAAAAAGGAGCAGGGCAAATGGAGCGGCGGCTTCGTATCCGGCGCCGTGTACCACGGCGACGCGGCCCATGTCGATTTCCTGAACCGCGTCTACGCCATCAACTCCCAGTCCAACCCGCTCCACATCGACGTGTGGCCCAGCATCATCAAGTACGAATCCGAGATCATCGCCATGACCGCGGCCATGCTCGGCGGGAGCCGGCGGGGAGCGGAGGAGGTGTGCGGCTCCGTCACCTCCGGGGGCACGGAGAGCATCATCATGGCCATGAAGGCGTACCGGGACCGGGCCCGCCTGGAGCGGGGCGTCAGGAGGCCGGAGATGATCGTTCCGGTGACGGCCCACGCGGCCTTTGACAAGGCGGCGCAGTACTTTAACATTAAGATCATCAAGGTGCCGGTGGACGGCAATTACCGGGCCGACGTCACGGCGGTGAAGAAGGCCATTTCGCGGCGGACCATCGTGATCGTCGGGTCCGCGCCGACGTTCCCCCACGGCATGATCGATCCCATAGAGGAGATGTCCGAGCTCGCGCGGAAGAGGAACATCGGCTTCCACACCGACGCGTGCCTGGGCGGGTTCCTCCTCCCCTGGGCGGAGGAGCTCGGATACCCGGTGCCGCCCTTCGACTTCCGCCTCCCCGGCGTTACCTCCCTGTCAGCGGACACGCACAAGTACGGGTACGCGGCCAAGGGCACCTCCGTGGTCCTCTACCGCGACAGGGACCTCCGGCACTACCAGTTCTTCAAGACCGGGGACTGGCCCGGCGGCCTCTATTTTTCACCCACCATGGCCGGGAGCCGCCCCGGGGCCCTGATCGCGGCCTGCTGGGCCTCCATGGTTTCAATGGGCCGGAAGGGATACCTTGATTCGGCGAAGAAGATCATGGCGACGGCCGAGAAGATCAAGAAGGGGATCGCGTCGATGCCGGAGCTTTATATCCTGGGCGATCCCCTCTGGGTCATCGCATTCGCCTCCCATGACGTGAACATCTACAGCGTCATGGACCACATGACCCGCCTCGGCTGGAGCCTGAACGGCCTCCACAAGCCGTCGTGCGTCCATATCTGCGTAACCCTGCGCCACACTCAACCCGGCCTGGCTGACCGCTTCATCAAGGACTTGAAAAAAGCGGTCCTCTTCGTTAAAAAGAACCCGGACGAGAAGGGCGACATGGCTCCGATGTACGGCATGGCGGCCTCCTTCCCGGACCGGGGCCTGGTGGCGGACGTTATGGATATCTACATGGATACGCTGTACAAGGTGTGA
- a CDS encoding FGGY-family carbohydrate kinase: protein MAVNEKYILAIDLGTSGPKSAIISTNGDVVDSEFMDVPLQLFPGGGAEQDPDDWWIAIMATSKKVLARKLVHASDIVAVSCTSQWSGTVPVDEQGNHLMNAIIWYDTRGARYMKDVAKGLVNVEGFGLLKAIRWVWLTGAIPSPAGKDPFCHILYLKNEKPDIYRKAYKFLEPKDYLNLRFTGKFCASYDSIALHWVTNNRDINNIFYGKKLLKWSTIDPAKLPDLKKAVEICGVIKPEVADELGLPRTVVVGMGCPDVQSAAIGSGAVKDYEGHIYIGTSSWIICHVPFKKTDLFNNIASLPSSLPGRYFLANEQETAGKCLMFLRDNLFFPKDQVSREPAPAGVYGRFDEAVAEVPAGSNRVMFTPWLYGERTPVENETVRGAFLNVSLDTTRATMIRAVYEGVALNSRWLLGCAEGFIRRPFPYLNFIGGGANSDVWSQILADVLGRKIRQVKDPITANARGAAFLAAISLGYITVDQISERIAIKKEYEPNPANRKIYDELFREFVNFYQTNKKMYHRLNKRED from the coding sequence ATGGCGGTAAACGAAAAGTATATCCTGGCCATCGACCTGGGCACATCAGGTCCGAAATCGGCGATCATCTCGACCAACGGCGATGTGGTCGACTCGGAGTTCATGGACGTTCCCCTCCAGCTCTTTCCGGGGGGCGGCGCCGAGCAGGACCCGGACGACTGGTGGATTGCCATCATGGCAACCTCGAAGAAGGTGCTGGCCAGGAAACTCGTGCACGCCAGCGACATCGTGGCCGTGTCCTGCACGTCCCAGTGGTCAGGCACGGTGCCGGTGGACGAGCAGGGGAACCATCTCATGAACGCCATCATCTGGTACGACACCCGCGGCGCAAGGTACATGAAGGATGTGGCCAAGGGCCTCGTGAACGTCGAGGGCTTCGGCCTCCTCAAGGCCATACGGTGGGTCTGGCTCACCGGCGCGATACCGTCGCCGGCGGGCAAGGACCCCTTCTGCCACATTCTCTACCTTAAAAATGAGAAGCCGGACATTTACCGCAAGGCCTATAAGTTCCTGGAGCCGAAGGACTACCTGAACCTTCGCTTCACCGGCAAGTTCTGCGCGTCCTACGATTCGATCGCCCTCCACTGGGTGACCAACAACCGCGACATCAACAACATCTTTTACGGCAAGAAGCTCCTCAAGTGGTCCACCATCGACCCGGCAAAGCTGCCGGATCTTAAAAAGGCGGTGGAGATCTGCGGCGTCATAAAGCCGGAGGTGGCCGACGAGCTGGGCCTTCCCCGGACCGTGGTGGTGGGCATGGGCTGCCCCGACGTCCAGTCGGCGGCCATCGGCTCCGGCGCCGTGAAGGATTACGAGGGGCACATCTATATCGGCACCTCCTCCTGGATCATCTGCCACGTGCCCTTCAAGAAGACCGATCTCTTCAATAACATAGCTTCGCTTCCCTCGTCACTGCCGGGCCGCTACTTCCTGGCCAACGAGCAGGAGACCGCGGGCAAGTGCCTCATGTTCCTCCGTGATAACCTGTTCTTTCCGAAAGACCAGGTGTCGAGGGAGCCGGCCCCCGCGGGCGTCTATGGCAGGTTCGACGAGGCCGTGGCGGAGGTGCCCGCCGGGAGCAACAGGGTCATGTTCACGCCGTGGCTCTACGGCGAGCGCACGCCCGTAGAGAACGAAACCGTGCGGGGGGCTTTCCTGAACGTGTCCCTGGACACCACCCGCGCGACCATGATCCGCGCGGTCTACGAGGGCGTCGCCCTCAACAGCCGCTGGCTCCTGGGCTGCGCGGAGGGCTTTATCAGGCGGCCCTTCCCGTATCTCAACTTCATCGGCGGCGGCGCCAATTCCGACGTGTGGAGCCAGATCCTGGCGGACGTCCTCGGCAGGAAGATCCGGCAGGTGAAGGACCCGATCACGGCCAACGCCCGCGGCGCCGCGTTCCTCGCGGCCATTTCCCTCGGGTATATCACCGTGGACCAGATCTCCGAGCGTATCGCCATCAAAAAGGAGTACGAGCCGAATCCCGCGAACAGGAAGATCTACGACGAGCTCTTCAGGGAGTTCGTGAATTTCTACCAGACCAACAAGAAGATGTACCACAGATTGAATAAAAGGGAAGATTAG
- a CDS encoding redoxin domain-containing protein, with amino-acid sequence MRELRFKIGDKAPDFTLKNQDGQEISLSSLKGKKVLLSFHPLAWTGVCAVQMKSLDIKHEELSKLNTVALGLSVDSVPSKKEWADFLELEHTDILADFWPHGDVAQKYDLFIDRLGFSGRANILIDEKGTIEWYRIYEIPEIPDLEEVIRHLKVQ; translated from the coding sequence ATGAGAGAATTAAGATTTAAAATCGGAGACAAGGCGCCGGACTTCACATTGAAGAACCAGGATGGCCAGGAAATTTCACTGTCTTCACTCAAGGGCAAGAAGGTGCTCCTCTCCTTCCACCCCCTGGCATGGACCGGCGTGTGCGCGGTGCAGATGAAAAGCCTCGATATCAAGCACGAGGAGCTGTCGAAGCTCAATACCGTGGCCCTGGGCCTGAGCGTGGACAGCGTGCCGAGCAAGAAGGAATGGGCCGATTTCCTCGAGCTGGAGCACACGGATATCCTCGCCGACTTCTGGCCCCACGGCGACGTGGCGCAGAAGTACGACCTCTTTATCGACAGGCTCGGATTTTCCGGCAGGGCCAACATCCTCATCGACGAGAAGGGAACCATCGAATGGTACCGTATATACGAGATACCGGAGATCCCGGACCTGGAAGAGGTGATACGGCACCTGAAGGTGCAATAA
- a CDS encoding SPFH domain-containing protein, translated as MLFIKFFKGQPNNYIIKFIGGRIKKEGQGISFFYRKSRATVVSIPITTRDGDFIFNEMTKTFQAVSIQGHLTYRVTDVKKIFSALNFSIYPETGQYVSDDPDKLSQRITNAVQMAARERIQSMTLEDALSQSESIARAVLGKVKDDGTIVALGVEVESIYFISVTPIPEIAKALEAEYRELLQKKADEAIYARRAAAVEQERIIKQNEINSQIDLAQRRKDLVEIEGANKLRESEFKSKAWVLEWAPYRDLDPKMMIALGLKSLGENQNKIGNLNITPDLLSLLLDDKIGGKKKAE; from the coding sequence ATGCTTTTCATAAAGTTCTTCAAAGGCCAGCCGAACAACTACATCATCAAGTTCATCGGGGGCAGGATAAAGAAAGAGGGACAGGGGATATCATTCTTCTACCGCAAATCACGGGCCACGGTGGTGTCCATCCCCATCACCACCAGGGACGGGGACTTCATCTTCAACGAGATGACGAAGACCTTCCAGGCGGTATCGATCCAGGGGCACCTTACCTACCGCGTCACCGACGTGAAGAAGATATTCTCCGCCCTGAACTTCTCGATCTATCCCGAGACCGGCCAGTACGTGTCCGACGACCCGGACAAGCTCTCCCAGCGGATAACCAACGCGGTGCAGATGGCTGCCCGGGAGCGGATCCAGTCGATGACCCTGGAGGACGCGCTGTCGCAGTCGGAGTCGATCGCCCGGGCCGTGCTCGGGAAGGTCAAGGACGACGGCACCATCGTCGCCCTCGGCGTCGAGGTGGAGAGCATCTACTTCATATCCGTGACGCCCATCCCGGAGATCGCCAAGGCCCTGGAGGCGGAGTACCGGGAGCTCCTCCAGAAGAAGGCTGACGAGGCTATTTACGCGCGCCGCGCCGCGGCCGTGGAGCAGGAGCGGATCATCAAGCAGAACGAGATCAACTCCCAGATAGACCTGGCCCAGCGGCGGAAGGACCTCGTGGAGATCGAGGGGGCCAACAAGCTCCGCGAATCGGAATTCAAGTCCAAGGCCTGGGTGCTGGAATGGGCCCCCTACCGGGACCTTGACCCTAAGATGATGATAGCCCTGGGCCTGAAGTCCCTCGGGGAGAACCAGAACAAGATCGGGAACCTGAATATCACCCCGGACCTGCTGTCGCTCCTGCTGGACGATAAGATCGGCGGGAAGAAAAAAGCCGAGTAG
- a CDS encoding sugar kinase: MFEKAVIVTKETQLEQLVRKFSTKSQAKFYLHQSFMAAAMPRAASAAALKAEEKKIDADLREIESADTLYKSAVDRIRRMVPPGMKVQQIDWTYLPNFLFSEKDLVITVGPDGLVINTAKYLEGQPILAVNPDPERIDGVLMPFDVEGAARHARRIIAGDFGTDRISIARAALNDGQELFGVNDIFIGPKSHISFRCTLSFGGAEEPQSSSGIIVSTGCGSTGWFKSIIEGARQVATGYDGAARGADPGRFPWDADYLYFTVREPFGSMSSRASIGFGRIDPSTPLVVTSQMAQNGVIFSDGIESDYLEFNSGKIATIGLADRKALLIKNE; this comes from the coding sequence ATGTTCGAAAAGGCGGTCATCGTCACCAAGGAGACGCAGCTGGAGCAGCTGGTGCGCAAATTCTCCACCAAGTCCCAGGCAAAATTTTACCTTCACCAGTCGTTCATGGCCGCGGCGATGCCCCGGGCCGCCTCCGCCGCCGCCCTGAAGGCCGAAGAGAAAAAGATCGATGCCGACCTGCGGGAGATCGAGAGCGCCGACACCCTGTATAAATCCGCGGTGGACCGCATCAGGAGAATGGTCCCGCCGGGGATGAAGGTGCAGCAGATCGACTGGACCTACCTGCCCAACTTCCTCTTCTCGGAAAAGGACCTGGTCATCACCGTCGGGCCCGACGGCCTGGTCATCAACACGGCCAAGTACCTGGAGGGCCAGCCGATCCTGGCGGTGAACCCCGACCCGGAGCGGATCGACGGCGTCCTCATGCCCTTCGACGTGGAGGGGGCCGCGCGCCACGCCCGGCGGATCATTGCCGGCGACTTCGGCACGGACCGGATCAGCATCGCCCGGGCCGCCCTGAACGACGGGCAGGAGCTCTTCGGCGTGAACGACATCTTCATCGGGCCGAAGAGCCACATATCCTTCCGCTGCACCCTGAGCTTCGGCGGCGCGGAGGAGCCCCAGTCCTCCAGCGGCATCATCGTGTCCACCGGGTGCGGCTCCACCGGCTGGTTCAAATCGATCATCGAGGGGGCGCGCCAGGTGGCGACGGGCTATGACGGGGCCGCCCGCGGCGCGGACCCGGGCCGCTTCCCCTGGGACGCGGACTATCTCTACTTCACCGTGCGGGAGCCCTTCGGGAGCATGAGCTCCCGCGCCTCCATCGGCTTCGGCAGGATCGACCCGTCGACGCCCCTGGTGGTGACGTCGCAGATGGCGCAGAACGGCGTCATCTTCAGCGACGGCATCGAGAGCGACTACCTGGAATTCAACTCCGGGAAGATCGCCACCATCGGACTGGCCGACCGGAAGGCGCTGCTCATTAAAAATGAATAG
- a CDS encoding type II toxin-antitoxin system VapC family toxin, translating to MMYDTDILIWVQRGNEKAAALIENADDRSISLLTYMELMQCAANRRQHKVIKDFLRDFNFYTLPITESIGHRASIYIEEYSLSSGLRAGDAIIASTAVEHGRRLVTGDSRHFKAIRELQLKIFKP from the coding sequence ATGATGTATGACACTGATATCCTCATCTGGGTCCAGCGTGGCAATGAAAAAGCCGCGGCTCTGATCGAAAACGCCGATGACCGTTCAATATCCCTGCTGACCTACATGGAGCTCATGCAGTGCGCCGCCAACAGAAGGCAGCACAAGGTCATCAAGGATTTTCTCCGGGACTTCAACTTTTATACCCTTCCGATCACCGAGTCCATCGGGCACAGGGCGTCGATTTATATTGAAGAGTACTCCCTTTCATCCGGCCTGAGGGCCGGCGACGCCATTATCGCGTCCACCGCCGTGGAGCATGGACGCAGGCTTGTCACGGGCGACAGCCGTCATTTCAAGGCGATCAGGGAGCTGCAGCTTAAGATTTTCAAGCCGTGA
- a CDS encoding type II toxin-antitoxin system Phd/YefM family antitoxin gives MKASIVDLRYKMREILKALDRNESVSVLYHGTVKGVIVPAGARRHGKVKEHPFFGMTSRGTGSVESIMKELRNGRHHDV, from the coding sequence ATGAAAGCGTCAATTGTCGATCTTCGCTATAAAATGAGGGAAATTCTGAAGGCCCTCGATCGCAACGAGTCGGTATCGGTGCTCTATCATGGCACGGTGAAGGGAGTCATAGTGCCTGCGGGGGCACGGCGCCACGGGAAGGTGAAAGAGCATCCCTTCTTCGGCATGACATCCCGTGGGACGGGGAGTGTCGAAAGCATCATGAAAGAATTAAGGAACGGCCGGCACCATGATGTATGA
- a CDS encoding type II toxin-antitoxin system PemK/MazF family toxin: MKRGDLYRVRKGSHRDPKIFRVFAVVSRQALIDSKFSTIMCAPIYTSYHGLSTQVPVGTEEGLKHNSCVYCDEIISIPKSSLTDYVSTLPDNKMDELNKALAIALGIE; the protein is encoded by the coding sequence ATGAAGAGGGGCGACCTGTACCGGGTGCGTAAAGGATCGCATCGTGACCCGAAGATTTTTCGTGTCTTTGCCGTTGTCAGCAGGCAGGCGCTGATAGACTCTAAATTTTCCACGATCATGTGCGCCCCCATCTACACATCGTACCATGGGCTTTCGACCCAGGTGCCGGTCGGCACGGAAGAGGGCCTGAAGCACAACAGTTGCGTTTATTGCGATGAGATAATCAGCATACCCAAGTCGTCCCTTACCGACTACGTGAGCACCCTGCCGGATAATAAGATGGATGAATTGAACAAGGCCCTTGCCATCGCCCTTGGTATCGAATAG
- a CDS encoding ribbon-helix-helix protein, CopG family: protein MKVKTSITISRELLKEIDRIISKSGNRSLFIEEAVREYLKGKKRQLRDRNDTEIINRSAGDLNREAEEVLSYQVKI from the coding sequence ATGAAAGTGAAAACATCCATTACTATATCAAGAGAATTGTTAAAAGAAATCGACAGGATCATATCAAAGTCGGGAAACAGGTCGCTTTTTATCGAAGAAGCGGTAAGGGAATACCTGAAGGGGAAAAAGCGGCAGCTGCGCGACCGGAATGACACGGAAATAATCAACCGGTCAGCGGGTGACCTGAACAGAGAAGCGGAAGAGGTCCTTTCATACCAGGTGAAGATATGA